The segment GACAGCCTTGAATTTATATTTATGAAAGCAGGAGAGCTTGAGCAAAAAAACTTTTATCAGAAAATGCCCTTAACAATTTCTCTTAGCGGAAAATATAACCAAATTACAGCATACCTTAAAAGGTTAGAGTACGTTTCCCGATTTCTCAAAGTGACGTCCCTTAAGCTCACAGCCGATCCTGATATTCTGCCTTTGCTTAATGCCCAGATGTCGTTAGCTGCAATTCTGCAGGGCCCCGGCAGGAAGAAACCTTCTGTTTTTAGTCAAAGACCGGCAAAGATAGATTCCGAAGACCTGCAAACAGCAAAATTGCTCGATCCTTTTACCACTTTCATTCCTTCATACTTAATATCCGATAAAGAGAGCGGGTTGCCCCAATTGAAGGATCTTGGTTTATCCGGAGTAATCTGGCGGGGAGATGTGCCTTCTGCGGTGATTGACGGCAGGGCGGTAATTGCCGGTGATGATATAAAAGGTTTGAAGGTGTTGGAAATTTTGGAGGACGGAGTAATTTTAAAAAGGAAAGGCGAAAAGGTTAAGTTAAAATTGAAATTGGTTTATTAATTATTATACGAGGAGGTAAACGGTGTTTAAAACATATCTGCGAGATAAACTACCGGCTTGGTTTTTGCCTGGGTGCGTTTTGTTATCCACAGCCGGTATTTTGGCTGGTTGTGCTACTAACGCTGCTACCGAGAAAAAATATCATTTTTCCGTAGAGACAGGGCTTGTTCAGCCATATCCCGAGATGGAACAACTTTTCGATGAAGCGATTTTAGCCTTTCATCAAACTAATTATCAGTTGGCCCAGATGAATCTTTCCCAGATAATAGAATTTGAAAAAGACCTGCCCGATAAAAAATACACACCCAGGGCCCGGGAATATTTGCTGAGGATAGAGGCCATAGAGCCGGAGGCTATACCCCGGAGATTATTTTCCGGCCGGGAGTTGGCAGAGCGAACGGCAAAGCGGGAAGTCGAAAGAGAAATTGAAAAGAAATTGAGCAAAAAAACTTCTCTGGAATTCAGGGATTCCGACCTTAAAGAGTTAATTTCCGGTTTTTCCGCTTCCTATGGGTTGAATATAGTTTGTGATAAAGACGTTCAGGGCAGGGTTTCGGTGAAGCTTAAGGACGTAACCGTGGAGGAAGCATTAAAGGCAATTTTGAGCATCAGCGGTTATAGGTATGTAAGACGGGGAGATATTATTTACGTAGAAAGCCTTTCAAAAGGCAGAATTTTTAGAATTTTCGATATAGGATACATCGATGCTGCTGTATGTAAGGAGATTGCCGGCGAATTACTTTCCGGACAAGGTACGATTAAGATAGATGAACGATTTAATCGTTTAGTTGTTACCGATTTACCGGCTAATATTGAGGAAATAGAGACCTTTATCGAGAATTTCGATTCCCGGATACCGCAGGTTTTGATTGAGGCCAAAATTGTGGATATTACCGTAACCGATCTGCAGGAATTAGGGTTGCAGTGGGGAGGGACATACACCGACAACAATTTATTTCAGTCTAAAGCCGGCGATGATGATGAAAGCATTGGAGGGACTTTTGTCCTGGGAGCGCCGGGGGTTACCTCACTTCCTCTTACTCAATTTGACATTGCCGGGGCCTTAGTGCATGCTGTTGATTTATCCCTTAAGATTGATGCTTTAATTTCCAATCAGAAAGCCGATCTTTTGGCTAATCCCAAGATAATAGCCCAGAATAATCAGGAGGCCAGGATAATTATCGGTGAGAAGGTGCCCTATAAAGAAAAAACCCAGACTACCACCGGCACTACCGAAACTACCAAATTTATTGACGTAGGAATTACATTAAGGGTTATTCCCAGGATAAGCAATGATAACTATGTGACCATGGCTATCCATCCGGAAGTAAGTTCAGTGACCTCTCTTATTGATAATCAGCCCAGGATTGATACCCGCGAGGCCGATACCGTAGTTACCGTTAAAGATGAACAAACAATAGCCATAGGCGGCTTACTTAAAAAAACCACTTCGGTTGTAAAAAGAAAAATCCCCATATTGGGTGATTTACCTGTCTTGGGTATGCTTTTCCAGAGCAAAGGGGAAAACGAGGAGATAA is part of the Candidatus Omnitrophota bacterium genome and harbors:
- the pilO gene encoding type 4a pilus biogenesis protein PilO, with translation MAELKSGLFSSLKVKEKIWIILLISILIWGGYYRAVHCQNRCRIKGLRSRIREIQDKTFKAEDQISPSYLRLEKRLEDVKQDFKLLERGLDSIYSEMFRTDHTSELLKYLTAKHVPDSLEFIFMKAGELEQKNFYQKMPLTISLSGKYNQITAYLKRLEYVSRFLKVTSLKLTADPDILPLLNAQMSLAAILQGPGRKKPSVFSQRPAKIDSEDLQTAKLLDPFTTFIPSYLISDKESGLPQLKDLGLSGVIWRGDVPSAVIDGRAVIAGDDIKGLKVLEILEDGVILKRKGEKVKLKLKLVY
- a CDS encoding secretin and TonB N-terminal domain-containing protein yields the protein MFKTYLRDKLPAWFLPGCVLLSTAGILAGCATNAATEKKYHFSVETGLVQPYPEMEQLFDEAILAFHQTNYQLAQMNLSQIIEFEKDLPDKKYTPRAREYLLRIEAIEPEAIPRRLFSGRELAERTAKREVEREIEKKLSKKTSLEFRDSDLKELISGFSASYGLNIVCDKDVQGRVSVKLKDVTVEEALKAILSISGYRYVRRGDIIYVESLSKGRIFRIFDIGYIDAAVCKEIAGELLSGQGTIKIDERFNRLVVTDLPANIEEIETFIENFDSRIPQVLIEAKIVDITVTDLQELGLQWGGTYTDNNLFQSKAGDDDESIGGTFVLGAPGVTSLPLTQFDIAGALVHAVDLSLKIDALISNQKADLLANPKIIAQNNQEARIIIGEKVPYKEKTQTTTGTTETTKFIDVGITLRVIPRISNDNYVTMAIHPEVSSVTSLIDNQPRIDTREADTVVTVKDEQTIAIGGLLKKTTSVVKRKIPILGDLPVLGMLFQSKGENEEIKELVVFITPHIIRYYDKAKNADAGSR